Below is a genomic region from Patagioenas fasciata isolate bPatFas1 chromosome 5, bPatFas1.hap1, whole genome shotgun sequence.
GATCTACAGAGAAAAGGCATTTACGTGCTAACGACCGGTGGTAATGAACAGGATGAACAAGCCACTAGAGCGATGACCTAGACCTGTTTTCAAGGAGACCTGTAACACTGTAACAAACCAATTGTCAAATTCTGTTCTAACCCTATTAATTGTGGCACAGACAGGTGGATTTCTGCTCCTGCCCCCAGTCATTAAGCTCTCACTATATTTGTGGAAGACTGGTTAGTGATGTGGACATAGGTTGCAAATGAcaacatatgtgtgtgtatatatatattaaaaatatctggATATTGGAAGAAAGGACTAAAATTAATCCATTTGGACTTAAATTCCTTCTCTCCGCTAATTACACCTGTTCACTTTCATCTGTGGGTCACACAGGTTGTTAATGTGTCAGAATGCACAATGTTTTGTAGAAATTCTTTGCCCTCAAAACAAGTACTCTGGTAAAAATCATCCCTTACAGCTTTGATAAAGCATAGCTGATAACTCACTACAATGAAGGAAGATCAGCTAAAGTCGTATATTATCACAAATGCTAAAAACTGAACTTGGTCCAATATAAAATGGccagaattaaaaaaaccaatcATATAAATAGTCATCTGTACACTTTGGTTACCAACCCCGCGGTTGACGGTACTACAGTGAGCTGTAACCTGTCAGTGCAAGTCACCTGTCCAActattaacaagaaaaaaaatcatatacataaaaaaaaaatgagaatgcaCCAAAAATAGTTAATGGTCAGAGTTATGCTGCTCTTCTCTAAACTGGAGAAGAGAATTTCAGCATCTCCTGGCTCATCAGCCGCACAGGCAACGGTGTCTCATGTTCCAGCAGCAAGAAAACAGTTCGGAACTTCCCGCCCGCTGAAGGTTCTGGCTTAGCACCATTTACCTGCGAACTGTGGCCGCTGGCTCGGCACTGCCATCCAACGCCACTTTGGGAGTAAAATCTTATTTGTAGTGTAGAAACGCAGCAGGAGCTTTTGATTCCCCACGTGCAGatggaaaatacaaaataataattttaaaaaacgtGCTACCGCATTCTAAAACAAAGGCAGATGCAGGAGTTCAGATGAATAAATGGGGTAGCCGAGAGGCGGGTCGGCAGCTTGCACCGTCAGGTTTCTCAGCAGGACGGGGTGCGCCTGGATGCTGTAGCGTTCTTCGTCGTCGTTTGTAGCGTACAGCAGCTCCCAGGACAGATTTGCCCACTGACCTCGGACAGCTTCGTCATTGAGTTTTCCCACTTGCACTAACAATTCCTGAAGCGTGAGGACTCGCCCAGTGTAAATTCCCTTTAAGGACAAACATATCAAAACGTTCAATATGTTCTCTGAGCAGATACACAAGCACTTTAGTTACAACGCACTATTGAAGCTTTGGGACTGCATACTATCAATATCATTCCATTTAAAATGGCAACTGGTCTCCTCAATTCTTCCATCTGTGAGGATAATCAAGAAATATTGGTGCATCTGAAGAACAATGTGATGTGACTTTTGGCAACAGTGGTGTCAGCTCCTGTCTAGTATGAACAAACTTTGGTTACACAGCTTTTGTGTTTTGGAAAACaattaaaaagcaggaaaaaaaaaagaaaaaggcagtggAAAGGAAAGGATCTTACTTACTAGTAGTTTTTCTACTTACCATGTTTGGGTCATGCCCCAGTGCAAAAAGGTAGGGCTTTTCCTGAAGAACCGCTTGCCGCCACTCCAGATCCGATACCAGCCCAATGTACCAATCGTTCTCATATTCTTCCAGACAGTTCACCAGCTCTTTGAAGTTCTCGACTGGGCCCAGGCTTGCTTTGTCAACCATAAGTTTAAAAGTGTATCTGAAAGGTACAAAAGCCGTACAGTAAGTAGTGCAGCACaagatgggaggaaaaaaagcctCTGCAAGCTACACAAGGCAGGAAAGCACCATCAAATGTTCTCAAGCAGCAGAAAGTTTGTCAGTTCTTGCTGGTCAGCTGAGTCACTGCAGTCAGTCCGGGGATGCTTTTAGCTCAGCCAGATGTAAAACACATCAGCTTAAACATCTTTGTTCACCTCAAACACTCTTCCCGTTGCCTGATAATGGAAAGTGTCAAATGTCTAACTCCATCACAATTCACTTAAGATTATGGAGACAATGAAAATgggtcttttttccccccacctaACATAGATGTTGGAGGCAGCTGCtccagggaagggaaaaggaatctGCCTCTTCACTGCCTGGGGTTACAGACAATATTTCAATAGGAAGAAGTTACAAATCTATTTAAACGATAGGATTTTAACGTAACTACTCTTCCTTTCAAAGCACAGGACTTTTTATACCATTTTTATAATCTGAGggcatatttttcttttacctgAACGCTTTCAGTGCAAGTTGGAACAGCTCCGGTTTGCTGGTCAGCCAGTCCAAACCAACAGACCACGGAACCCCGCCGGTGTACGCTCTGAACACGTGGCTCGCGACGGGCACCGTGTTATCCAGCCCAAACAGGCCAAAACAACATGACAACACTCCGTGGATGTACAAGTCTTTCAAAGCTCTGTCTTTCAGAAGGTCTTCAAGTAAATTAGAAGGCTTTTCTTTCAGATGAAAGAAGTCCAGCTGACTCAAAACGAAGCGGTACCATTCTTCTGGAAACCTCCGCCGCATTTCGTTGACTTTGGATGCGGGCACTGGGGCTGTTCTCCATTCTTCAGGGATGCTCAATAGCTCCGAGTAAGAGCAACTAAATGCAACCTGAGGTAAAACTTCTTGCTGTTTCCCTTTGTCTACAGCAGGAAGCCCCAGCGCAACAGCTCTGTATAATTTATCTTCTGGTGATGTTTCTTGTGGGATGTCTTGGCTCTGTGCTTCTACAAATCCTGGAATAGACAGGTGTACTTTTGGTGTAGTTCCCAACTGCCCGGgttcttttctgtctttcattCTGCCACTGGGTTCAAGATCAGAAACGTCACTGTCATCAGTCCAGTCCTCAATTGTATCGACACTAAAGCTATCTTCTTCCCTCAGAGGACTGGCTCTTTCTATGGCACCGCTATGCTGATTTTCTAGAAATGATCCTTTTTTGTTGTCAGCATTGCCTGGGCTTTCCCATGTTTTTGATTTTTTATAACAATACTGGACTAGCATCCATACAAGCACTTTAATGAAATCATCTTTCAGATGCTTTAAATTCTCATTAGAGTCAATTATTCCAGATAACACATTTCTGGCATCGGAATACAGCCGCACAGGTAGAACCGTACAAGGAGTCAAAATGTGCCCAAAATGGCGATTAGGAGATAGAATCTTTGTGTGCTCCTGATGTTCGAAGGCCATTTCAAAAATTTCATCAACTCTGTGAGCTTCAGCAGCATGACAAGAGGTTTCCTGCAATTCTAGGCCCTAGAGCATGAATGAACACAATTTGGTTTTATTCTTCACCAGTACATATCCTTAAACACTAGCAAGCTGTTTTCTTGCAATATGTTTTTTCTGAACAAAGACATGCGCCGCTGTCAATATTTCCTCAACTGAACCTACAAATCTAACTTGAGGTAATAGTAATAGCAGAGCACTCACTACGATATTAGACACAGATCAATGTCTTGAATAAAATAAAGATTTGTCTCATATAGATGATCTTATTAGCCAGCTTATTAAAGATGTATCACAACACAGATGATAAACTTTTCACATCTGCTAAGCATATCAATTGCAAGACTATATAGCAGTAACGCTCATCTTCAAAAATTGACTGTAAGGTCAGGTAAATGAGTTACATTGTTGAAATGTTATACAGCAAAGTATCAGCAAGATTTCCAAACATGACTATGTCAGTCCTCAGCATGCAGTTACCTTAATGTTAACGCCACAGTAAGTGAAGCCTTTTTCTAGCACCAATATCCACATCAGTCTGTCCTGAAAACGGCACAAGTAATGTGAGCCAGGGAGAAAGAGACCTAGACAAggaaaaacgaacaaacaaacaacaaaaactatGGTATTACTGTGGTATTCTactgatgaaaatattttctacaaGCCAACTGAGGAGCTCAActctgcaattaaaaaatatttctgtatcgCCATCAAAATCAGTTAAAACTGGCAAACTAGTACCCTGTAATCTTAAAGGAACTACCTGCAAAGCTAGATCTTGAAATCATTCCGCTATCTTTGAAAAAGCTGTGACAAACTGGGAAACCCTCACAGAACTGCAGGACTACAACATTCACAGGGGACCAGGGTTGAGCAACCTCATCTTCAGTTCCTTGGTAGACCCAGCTTTCATGATAAAAGGTAATTTTTGGCTGAATTTCCAAGTGCACAGTTACCCCTAATGTCACCTGCATATCTAAAGTTCTTATGACTGCTGAATGCATTAAAGAATCATCATCTAGTACACGAGTATCTCAATGGCCCTATTTGCTGTGGAATATGAAGTTTATTTTTTAcgggagaaataaaaaaatctaagtCAATAGGATTTGTTACCTGCGCTACCAGTTCCTGAATTGACTTGTCTGTATTCTAGAATGATTAGAATATATTCCATAGGATGCAAAATCCAGCATGTAAATGATTCTGATCAAGTGTGATAGTATCACATCCATTTTATAGATACATAAATAAAGGCAGATATAAAGATCTACATTTTCAAGAGCACCTGCTCATCTTTAAAGATGTGTGAATCGGTATCGTGCACATTGAACGCTAACAGCAGATGCAGTAGAAATCACCTAAAGTCTTCCTAAAGTGTGTGTGTAAGAAATCTGATGCCTTAAGGTTGATATCATCAAAAATTCAGCCACGCAAATTAAACTGGAGTTGGAAAATGAAGTCCTGAACATCTTCGGGTCACGCATAAAATTCATTAGTACTCAAAAATCCCACAATCTGGCTCGCACTGTAAAAATGATATGACACTCTTgtccaaaagaaaccaaaaaaaagggtactttttcctctcttctaccTTTTTCAATAAAAAGAGCGACCTAGCGACCAGTGGTTATACTGTATTTCTTTTAAGTTACAGCCTTCTGTCAACTTCTCCAGTACAATTGTGCTGCTCTTGCGCACAACATTTGCTGCCAGTTTGTGACCTGCTTCTGCTCCCACTCACATCCAAGTGATCGCTCACTTGCACAGAGAATTTTAGTTTTAGAACATTGTACAATGACATCAGTGAAACCAACCATTAAGCTGTAGTTAAAATTTAAGTAAGCTCTTCTATCCCGCTGAGCTAATGAAGTGCATTTTCTTGCTAACATTTTGCAAAGATTTTAATTCTTTTCTTGCTGGCTGTTAAAGCTACTAAAACTCCTTTACATAGGAAAAAagtatggttttaaattaaaatagagaCACACAAAGTTGTACCTCTTCATTTTGAACTCATCTGAGAACACCACATTTTTTCTTGCTTGAAGACATTAATTCACAGATACTCCCATTAAAGAAGagtcttttttccccctcaagaccggtgttttaaattatttaatctgAGGCATACATGCCATAACAGTCACGATGGCTATGTGGGAATGTAATATGTATAGATAGATATAACAGCTGTATATCAGACAGATATAAATACAAATACACATTACGTAATATATCTATAATATATCTAAAAAACATACACAGGCAGTAGGCAAACTGAAGTGTCTCTCTTCCTTAGAGGAAAAAAGCttcctatttttattcttttaataccTCTCTCTATACCAGCACTAGAAGTGCAGCAAACATTTCCTAGTAAAGCCCTTGCATATGGTCTCCGGGAAAGTGCGATTAAGGTAACCTTCCACTGTCTTTAAATATTAGCACTTTTTTTTCTAGTCACAAACCATTTTCCAAGAGGCTTACGTAAATATTTGCCTCTTGTCTAAAGGCAATGATGTTTTGATTATTTAAGTTACACAAAGACTATTTATTTCTCAGGAAAATGAGCTTGCAATTTTAACAGTTAATCTGTCTCCAGCTGGGAAAAAGACTCTTCACCTCTGTTTATTTAATTCTGTGAAATACCCTTCACGATGTCTTTCACAGGCTTTACGACCACAAGCGCTGGTACAACCCTACCCTAATATGACATTAAGTTGGTTCTGTTCTCAACTGTTTACTCCTAGTTAGGCTACACCATGTATTATATTTTACAAACATCCAGGCCATGTTCACCGTACCTAATTAACACTGCCAAATTAGCCAAGTCACCTTCCAAACCATGAGTAACGTGACTGATGCAGAgacagacacaaacacacacaaccatgAACGTTGCTCATTATATGTTAAAAGGATCATGTAATGGAATATGCAAATGTGTTAGCAACtggctctttagggtgtgaatgcagtgataagattttgtacataatgccttttacttttcttgctggctttattccagcatccaggcttgCACATCTCTGTCATAAATACTCTCTCATCTTtgtgtgctaaatttggctcattCGTATACACACTGGGACAAcaatattaaaatagaaaaagatTACGATTTATACTGTTTCATCACTAGTTTCTCCttattttaaagacaacaaagcagaattattttcttACAAGAGTGTAACAAGTAGAGACGTCTGAGAAGGATAACAGTAACCACTTTTTCCTCAATTGAACAAGCTCTGAATATCAGATTTAACCTACCACCATGACACATGGTTTACATCAGATGCTACGATTCTCCTATTCTCCAGCAAACTCACGTTCCCTAAAACATTTAGCTACGTTCCCTCGCAGTGTCAGCAGAATACCTACCTAGGCTACCGGCTGCAAGTGCAGACTGCAGAGCACCAGCCAGACTGAGAACCAGCTGCTGGTAGTACACCGTGTCGGAGCAAACGCACGCTGTAGCGCCCACAGGTCCCGGCCAGCTTCGCACAGGTCTAGGAAACCCAATCAAAAATATTGGTAGCGTGAAGAGCGGCAGcaagggagaagaaaggagagcGGAGACAGCAATGAAGGTCAGCAGGATCGGGAAGAAAATGACATTGAGCGTGATTAAGGTGGCGGTAGATTTACGACGTTGTTTTTTCTCTGTCCATGATGTCAACAGAATAGCTACAGCAAACTGCAGCTTTGAGACAAACTGAAGCAGCCGATCCCGGAGGAGACCAACCTATGAAATACATAGAACAAGCACGTTTATTTTTATACTCTATAGTATCACATTCAGCACTTCCAAAGCTGCCTTATCTACAACAATTTTAAGAAGTGTGATTATTATTGACTGTTATTGGAGCGTATATATTAGTACACAGCTTTTCATCCTCTATTTGCTGGGTCCTGGACTCTAAAATTCTCTAATAGGGGAGGGCAAGGTAACAAAGACTTTTAGTGACAACTATCAGCTTAAATTTACATTATGACAGTTACCAGCAAGAGTCTGATTCCTGTGTCAAGGCTCCTGTTCCACCAGAGGTCTGGATTAGACACCAACATTTGCGCTATTGACACAACCACTATGTCCAGTAGAGCATTTTCTGTATTCTGCCAGACCTAAAATAAACATATGTTAGGTATACATTTAAAAATCTGCTTATCTATATCGGCTTTCGTGACCTGGAATATTTCTTCCAAGTCACCTTTACACTTAAATCATGTAGAAGATGATTTCTTAGGCTAACatattaaaaattcaaattaCCATCCTAAATATTCTTGTGAATCCAATGCAAACAGACACAGAATGAAGATTTTGTAGCGAACGGTCTAGTGACAGGAATGCTATCATAGCAAACGGAGACActgtaagtgaaataaaagaatcattgattttctttaaaaaacacaatTAAAGTCTACAGAGGTAAGCAGTTTTATTGCAGAATGGAAATCATAGCGTAAAAAGATAACTTTTCCCTTCATTATTACAAACTCCTCTTTGTATTATGGTTCCAGGATATCAAACAGCGTATTTGCACTAATAGCCCAAGAGGGTAAACATTTATGCTGATGCTTTGTTGTTACTTACTATTACTTTTCTGTTGTTTCCCCAAGAGAGTGAGAATACtcaaataagtaaaaataaacatGTGAATAGCACTCATCAATCCACTTCCCCAAACTGATGCTTAtttatgaaacaaaataatttagaTCAAACTTTGCTTCCCCCTAAGTAGGTACATTTGTCCATAACCTACCAGAAAGGAGTTTGTTCCCTTTACCAGCAAATTGCAAGAACCAAATATTTAGTCAGCTAGGTGAGCCAACTCACTTTTGGTTCTGagttgcttttaaaaagaaaatctacaagagccattttattttgaaagtgaGTACTGATAACTAAAATCCTTTAACAGGCCTTGCTTTCTGAcctggatttttaaaaaagctcAACTTTTTATGCTTACccctaaaaaggaaataaatacaatCACTAATCACTTTCAAATATTCTGAACCAGTAATTTTGACCTCAAAGCACAATTTAGCAAAATATTAGCAAATACTTCCAGCCACTTGGCTTTTCTTAGTTCATTCATAGAATCTTGCACATACAGTAATTCTCACGTTCTTTCAATCTTCCTACAAGCATCATCTAACAAACAACAGACAGTGTGTATTCCTACCTAGTGTTAGTAAAATCCTCCTGACAACACCAACTTTGATCAGCCTTCTTTGCTTCTCCATGAACACAGTCACAGTCCTGACATCCTTTGGATAAAAGGGGTTTCGGAAGACACCAAACAAGTACACTCTCTGAATCTCTCTAAGAATCCACGTAATTGTAAGTAATACGATCAGAATGTAACTCGCTATAGCCTGAGGACTGGCTTTGGAAAATGACGAAAAGCCTGCAAAATGATGCAGCAGGCCGGCTTCTATGAGAGCAAATGTCAACAcagtcaaataaaaaataaattccctCCACCCAAATTGCGTTCTAAGACCTCTGCGCATATTTTTAGATTTGCTGGAGGCTAAATGGCTGATCATGGTGTGTTTGAAGGCAAAACCAATCTCGCTTAGATTAAGACTCAGTATGAACCCAAATCCAGTCATGAAGAGGATCACACCGAGAGTGCTGCGAATGAAATACGATGCTATTGCTGTTCCAGCAGAAATGAGAAACATTACTAATAACCtgtgaaggagaaaataaaaaagatttgcttgaaaagaaaaaggttatAAACAATCTTGATATATTTCACAATTATATAAACAACAATTACTTTGTGTTACTTGACATAGGTGAACCTCCTAGTCCAAACTCCAACAGTTGTTCCATTCCCCACAGAAAAAGTGCGTCAAGCGGGGGCAGAATTCCCATTGCCCATAAAAACGGCAGAAAAAGAAATACGATGTGCAAAATCTGGTTTGTCTGTTCTAGAATGGGTGCGTTGACAGCAAACCTGGATAAAAGAAGAAATGTATTTGACTTCTGTGAAGGAAAAGATAACTGATGTGTGGGCAGAATTTTTGCTTAACTACTACGGCAAATCCAGACATATAAGCATATTAATCTACAAAACCTCAGCTAGCAtcttttaaaagtaaatataagGACATACATTTATGCTTGGGGTAGTAAGACACTGATTAGAAGAACAGAACACAGGCTAATTTTTCATTCAAAGGATCTGAAGCCTTCAGATTATGCAGATGAGTCAAGTGATGTAAATATCCCAATTGTTTTGATACTGTTGTGATAATACActcaagaaatacttgtgcaAAAAGAAAGGTCCACAAGCTCCAGGACCTCAACCATTTGATCAAAAACATGCCAAGTACTTATTTTCAGAATTAGAAAAGTGAAACTTTATGCAAGTCCAAGACACAAGATGTGTTAACACTGAAAGAACTGGCATGTCACCTGTACACCAAGAGATTAACTCTCTTTatgaatatattattttctaCATAAAAGCATTAAAATCTCCCTGTAAAAATGCAGAGATCAGTATTAGAAATCTGCATAAATTCTAAGTCATACATTGTTCACCAGCTAGCTAATAACTCAAAGTTGGACTGCTAAGATATTtggtttctctttattttttactaaataaataaataagcctcAAGGAAATTTTGTCAGGAACCTAACAAACATCTAAATTTTCTCCTCAGGAAATTAGAAGAATTTGGGATCCAAGAACACGCGTATAATTGTTATTTCATAATTGACGAGGCAACTAGCgtaaattattattaattagAAATTAATCACTATCATTAACAAAGACATCTCTAAGTGCAATACTAGGAGAACCAAGTATGCCTTTTTTAAATGCATCTGTAGTACCCCAACCATAAAATATGTACATGTGACAAAGTGATACGAATATCACCCAACAGGGACGAAGAATGCATAAAGTAAATTTAAAAGAATCTCGCTTTAAGAGCTTCTACTTTAGTTAATACATGCATCTCAACAGTGAAAATATAAAAGTCTATTTGTAGATCAACATAGTTCTTTTGTAttacaaaacaatttaaaaatccaAGTTCAAAATTTATATAATAGATTTTGCTTATCCATTAACTAAAACTAAATTCAAGGTCCTTTTTGCCTATAACGTAAAACCCTCGGCAATAATTTTGCagagattaaataaaaaaatattccaggATTATATCTGGATATAAATCCAGTGCTCCTGAACTTGGCAGTGTTTTGTTTTATGATTCCAGGTCAGGAACACGTGTTTTGAAATCACGCCCATTAAAAGGATGCTGATGCAAATGTTCTACACAGTAGAAGATAATTTTAGCTGTCCCTTACTTAGAAACTGCTGTAACTGCTCTCCCTAATTTACGTGGAATGCTTTTATGCACAGCATTGAGACTCAATTTTTATCATATGCTCTTCTAGCTTGTTTCTTTGGAGTTCCTACCATTgattaaaatatcaaaataaaatttCCTCAGAAGAATAGTTTAATCTGTCTCATTAAAAACATACAGAATAACCATTACTGTAATTGGCTAAATGTTGTATTATGTTTACCTGTGTGCAAGATCCACTGCAATAAAGACAAAAATGTAGAAAGGTCTCATCAGAGCAGTGATTTCATAAGTGTCCAGTGGTTGGAAAGTAGCTGTTTCCGTAGCTGTATTTATGATTAATGAATACTCTCCTATACATATCGTCACCCATCCAAACACAAAGATCACAACAGTTCCTCCAATGTTGCTATACAGCAAGGTTATTCTGTTTGGCAGCAAATACCAAGTTCCCAACCCACACAATACCCCTGCCAGAAGGGAATGAAATACAGTGTTGATTATATACTTCTTGCCAGGAATAATAAATTTTACAGTCTCTGAACCTACGCAGCTGGAAAATTCAAACTCATCTTCATCTGTTAGGGTATTCTGAATTTGCATTCTTTCtactgtcactgttttctgtTTGGCATATAGATTTGTCATCTGAAGAATAAGTGCAGTCACAAACATCAGTCCTCCTGAAAGTGCTGCGGTATAGTAGTCCTTCATAATGCCTAATTGGTACAGAAGTGTTCCTACTCCTCCCCAAACCCATGGTGTCAAGAAAAGAATAATCTGATTCACATATACGTAAGGAGGGGCACAATAGCCTAATTTAAACCGGGGACCTCCCAACACAGTCTGTGGAAAGCGCTTCAAGAAGAACTCCTGTTTGTAATCGTTCAGCAGAGGTACATCTGGACCCATTCTTATGACTCAGGAATGCTGGATGAATATCATTTTTCCTGTaagagaacagaaaggaaaagaaggaaacattACTGAATCTGGAACTCAGAAATGAACCAGGGAATTATTTTGTCCTACTTTCATTTTCCAAATTACAGTGGAATTCTGACATGTTAATGTTAGTATACATCATCCTAAAGCACCCACACAATCTGCCAGAATACAACTACTAAGCAAACACCTAAAATGGGAaaagactattttaaaataaagaatatgTTCATGATCTGAAGCTTTATGGAACAAATAAAACATATAATCCATCCCTTGGAGACGATAAAACCAACTCATCTCCACACCACCACACCTTCCtaaaactgctttttatttttccaccTGCCCTGATTCCAGTCGCATTTTGCCACAGCCCTCTAATTCCGATTAATCCTGTTAAGGATCTCCATATACAAACAGAAGAGACAGTGATTACAGTGAATGGCCAACTAGATGCCAGGACACAGTCACCCAAGGTCCCTGTAAAAATCAAAGCTTTACGAAattaactgtaaaaaaaaaatgtattagtaGAAGCATTAAAAACTGTTTTTCACATGATTATTTTTACTGTCCTCCCTACACAGCCTAGTTACAGAACAGGGTATCACTGTACTAAGCACTAGACAAGACAGAAAGAGTTCATTTCCTAaaacatataaaataaaaaaataaatgcaatactTGTGAGTTGTGGCAGAATCTGCATATATTCTTCTGTATGTCAATAGAGaaacctaaaaaaaaaggaaaaaagataccTGTAAACATTTAAAATGAAGCAAATAGAATTCAGATATGAATATTCATTTAGAGAGGATCGGGCAATGTAGAAAAAATGAATGTAAGATGGTAACTATGACATTCAAATATAATTGTATGCTACAGTCAATGAAAGCAAGAATTCATGAATGACAATAGAAATACTCAAGCTAAGAAATAGGGTGACAAAACAGCACAAAACTGCAGTGCTAGCATACTTCATTAATAATAATTCTAAAAAATATATTGGTGTGCATTAAGAGATGCCCAAGTACTGAAATTCTGACTTTCTTCTATTGCACCTGTATAATCTGCTGAATATCTATTAGCCATCACTGCTGATACATTAAAAACCAAACGCTCGGCTGCCAGGGAGTTTCCAAACTACTGTGATCCCTTCTTTCTATAACATTAAAAGCTTTTAGGCACTTCTGAGAACAATTTACTCCTTACATTTAAACAGATTTCAATCACTTGACTGTAGGTAGATACTGGTCATCAGGGGACTAAGTTAGAAACAGTGCAAAGGAGATTAAGGCCCATTCATGTGCGTTATCACAACTGGAAATTTGCATTCAGGGTCCACTAAGTCAATGAAAAGCAGGACCCCACAGGCTCTGTAACTACTCTCCATGTAGGCtgtagaattattattattaatatatttttttaaagtaaaaattccAAATTGGAATTTCAATTGGAATACTGAACAtggaatactgaaaaaaaaagaggtttttttggTCATACTATTTTAAGTCACTGAAAGTTTCTTTAGGGATGGAGAAAGCAGCAGTCAGTCCTAATGGAAAAGAAACATGCTGACAATGGAGAGGGGAATTCATTGCAGTCAGCTCAGGAATTTGAAAATGTAACGGGGACACACCCAACTAAAACCAAATttcaaatgtaattaaaaaaataaatcacaattcGGCCAACTTGGTTTAGAAAAAGAAACACTGCTTAGAGAGCTGCATAGGCATGAAACCAATTTGCTGTGAAAGTTACAATACATGCAGATTTATATGCCTGTAGATTACAGAAGCTgagttttaaaagaaatgtagaaGCAAAAGGTGCATAGTTTTCCCTGAAAAGCAGTTTTCTGGCAGCTGCTCTACGAACGACTATTTCTGTTTCAAGTTCTAGTCTGCATTTGTGTTTGTTGTCAGTTTACATTGCTAACAAAATGTTAACAAAACATTCCTCTTACAGTTTCTAGGTAAACAACAGACCTCTTTGTGTGGGAAACAAAAA
It encodes:
- the PCNX4 gene encoding pecanex-like protein 4, with the protein product MGPDVPLLNDYKQEFFLKRFPQTVLGGPRFKLGYCAPPYVYVNQIILFLTPWVWGGVGTLLYQLGIMKDYYTAALSGGLMFVTALILQMTNLYAKQKTVTVERMQIQNTLTDEDEFEFSSCVGSETVKFIIPGKKYIINTVFHSLLAGVLCGLGTWYLLPNRITLLYSNIGGTVVIFVFGWVTICIGEYSLIINTATETATFQPLDTYEITALMRPFYIFVFIAVDLAHRFAVNAPILEQTNQILHIVFLFLPFLWAMGILPPLDALFLWGMEQLLEFGLGGSPMSSNTKLLVMFLISAGTAIASYFIRSTLGVILFMTGFGFILSLNLSEIGFAFKHTMISHLASSKSKNMRRGLRTQFGWREFIFYLTVLTFALIEAGLLHHFAGFSSFSKASPQAIASYILIVLLTITWILREIQRVYLFGVFRNPFYPKDVRTVTVFMEKQRRLIKVGVVRRILLTLVSPFAMIAFLSLDRSLQNLHSVSVCIGFTRIFRMVWQNTENALLDIVVVSIAQMLVSNPDLWWNRSLDTGIRLLLVGLLRDRLLQFVSKLQFAVAILLTSWTEKKQRRKSTATLITLNVIFFPILLTFIAVSALLSSPLLPLFTLPIFLIGFPRPVRSWPGPVGATACVCSDTVYYQQLVLSLAGALQSALAAGSLGLFLPGSHYLCRFQDRLMWILVLEKGFTYCGVNIKGLELQETSCHAAEAHRVDEIFEMAFEHQEHTKILSPNRHFGHILTPCTVLPVRLYSDARNVLSGIIDSNENLKHLKDDFIKVLVWMLVQYCYKKSKTWESPGNADNKKGSFLENQHSGAIERASPLREEDSFSVDTIEDWTDDSDVSDLEPSGRMKDRKEPGQLGTTPKVHLSIPGFVEAQSQDIPQETSPEDKLYRAVALGLPAVDKGKQQEVLPQVAFSCSYSELLSIPEEWRTAPVPASKVNEMRRRFPEEWYRFVLSQLDFFHLKEKPSNLLEDLLKDRALKDLYIHGVLSCCFGLFGLDNTVPVASHVFRAYTGGVPWSVGLDWLTSKPELFQLALKAFRYTFKLMVDKASLGPVENFKELVNCLEEYENDWYIGLVSDLEWRQAVLQEKPYLFALGHDPNMGIYTGRVLTLQELLVQVGKLNDEAVRGQWANLSWELLYATNDDEERYSIQAHPVLLRNLTVQAADPPLGYPIYSSELLHLPLF